A genomic segment from Bosea sp. OAE506 encodes:
- a CDS encoding PepSY domain-containing protein: protein MKKLIIASLIATATSFVAMAQTSTTAPTPTSPVDANAPLPGANSFTEGQAKSRLEANGYTDVTDLKKDENGVWKGSAMNAGAKVGVSVDYRGNIVKN, encoded by the coding sequence ATGAAAAAGCTGATCATCGCTTCGCTGATCGCCACGGCGACCTCCTTTGTCGCCATGGCACAGACGTCGACAACCGCACCGACGCCGACCTCTCCGGTCGATGCCAACGCCCCGTTGCCGGGCGCCAATAGCTTCACCGAAGGCCAGGCCAAGAGCCGGCTGGAAGCCAACGGCTACACCGATGTAACCGACCTTAAGAAGGACGAGAATGGCGTCTGGAAGGGCTCGGCCATGAATGCCGGCGCCAAAGTCGGCGTCTCAGTCGATTACCGCGGCAACATCGTCAAGAACTGA
- a CDS encoding caspase family protein, translated as MRMRFWCLAAFTMVAAISSLMAYGGGAALAQAAVSPKRLAFVIGNGTYSTIPRLQNALNDATATRTVLQEAGFEVVPASDATLTDLRNALDRFIDRVSEAGRGTTALVYYAGHAVQLDGTNYLLPIDVRPQRSADIPNQALSLSEILRRLDSTDAASKIVVLDACRNNPFATAELSRGLALQLVDGAQEGVRSEAGLARIDSGSGTFVAFSTSPGATAADGTGPNSPFTTAFLHEIREPGLPVEQLFRRIRLSVHDVTGGQQIPWETSSLISDFAFFQRAAASSVPGPQTPQPTVQMPSLTVRPTAASLRSMAPADAYRVAIAWDRRDIYRATLDAHPDDERALRLHRGLALRTEETAWAETVRAGDAESFRLFARLYPGSTHVAEALRLAQAAPSRSRVQTAAICPVCPAAAPRPRRADYTPRSVDPARIVPVQAAPPRLQVQVPAPAAPEGIEPLPPALVPGKPRWTGFYVGGAVGGASQRSPTRIQGVGPGNEVQTSIDAGNVASRLSPSGNNAVFTGQIGFNYQLGPMVLGAETDFSAMHTGGRKASTVNPFGVQVTTQAQTELFTLGTVRARAGVAFGDLLVFATGGYAYGYFGQRGAITPVPTNNPTYAGSNPQMASGWALGGGLEYAVGPMVSIRLDYLHYDLGRQRLVIGETAGFFTDEYATMRAKTSGDTVRMGLNIGF; from the coding sequence ATGCGGATGCGGTTTTGGTGCCTCGCGGCCTTCACTATGGTGGCGGCAATCAGCAGCTTGATGGCGTATGGGGGCGGTGCGGCTCTGGCCCAGGCCGCCGTCTCACCCAAGCGCCTTGCCTTCGTCATCGGCAACGGCACCTACAGCACCATCCCTCGACTGCAGAATGCATTGAATGATGCAACAGCGACGCGCACCGTGCTGCAGGAAGCTGGCTTCGAAGTGGTGCCTGCCAGCGATGCGACTTTGACGGACCTTCGTAACGCGCTCGATCGCTTTATTGATCGGGTGAGCGAAGCAGGCCGCGGCACCACCGCTCTAGTCTATTACGCCGGCCATGCGGTCCAGCTGGACGGGACGAACTACCTGCTTCCGATCGATGTCCGACCGCAGCGCTCCGCTGACATTCCAAACCAAGCGCTCTCGCTCAGCGAAATCCTTCGGCGCCTTGACAGCACGGATGCCGCCTCCAAGATTGTCGTGCTCGATGCCTGCCGCAACAACCCGTTTGCCACCGCGGAATTGTCACGTGGACTGGCACTGCAGCTCGTCGACGGAGCGCAGGAAGGCGTGCGATCCGAGGCAGGATTGGCACGTATCGATTCCGGCAGCGGCACCTTCGTTGCTTTTTCAACCTCACCGGGCGCTACCGCGGCCGATGGCACCGGCCCTAACAGCCCCTTCACCACGGCGTTCCTGCACGAGATCCGAGAACCCGGTTTGCCAGTCGAGCAACTTTTCCGGCGCATAAGGCTATCCGTTCACGACGTCACCGGTGGGCAGCAGATCCCATGGGAGACGTCCTCGCTGATCTCTGACTTCGCATTCTTCCAGCGGGCGGCAGCTTCCAGCGTACCGGGGCCCCAAACTCCTCAGCCGACCGTGCAAATGCCCTCCCTCACCGTGCGCCCCACAGCGGCTTCGCTTCGCTCGATGGCTCCCGCCGACGCCTATCGCGTGGCTATCGCTTGGGACCGTCGAGACATCTACCGGGCAACGCTTGATGCGCATCCCGACGACGAGAGGGCGCTGCGACTGCACCGAGGTCTCGCGCTGCGCACAGAGGAAACTGCGTGGGCCGAAACTGTGCGGGCTGGGGACGCAGAGTCCTTTCGGCTGTTCGCGCGGCTTTATCCTGGCTCTACCCATGTTGCTGAGGCACTGCGTCTTGCGCAGGCGGCCCCAAGTCGCAGTCGCGTTCAAACCGCTGCGATATGTCCTGTCTGCCCAGCTGCGGCACCACGCCCCCGCCGCGCGGACTACACACCGCGCTCAGTGGATCCGGCTCGCATAGTGCCTGTTCAGGCCGCACCGCCGCGTCTGCAGGTGCAAGTCCCAGCTCCTGCGGCACCCGAGGGCATCGAGCCACTGCCACCGGCCTTGGTTCCGGGAAAGCCGCGCTGGACGGGTTTCTATGTCGGCGGGGCGGTTGGAGGGGCCAGTCAGCGCTCGCCTACGCGCATCCAAGGCGTCGGGCCCGGAAATGAGGTGCAAACCTCAATCGACGCCGGCAATGTCGCGTCGCGGCTTTCGCCTTCCGGCAACAACGCCGTCTTCACTGGGCAAATAGGCTTCAACTACCAATTGGGACCGATGGTGCTGGGCGCCGAGACGGATTTTTCAGCCATGCATACTGGGGGCCGCAAAGCCTCGACGGTCAATCCGTTCGGCGTACAGGTCACAACTCAGGCACAGACCGAGTTATTTACGCTAGGAACAGTGAGGGCACGGGCCGGCGTTGCCTTCGGCGACCTGCTCGTGTTCGCCACCGGCGGTTACGCCTATGGCTATTTCGGCCAGCGCGGCGCAATAACTCCCGTGCCAACGAATAACCCAACATATGCTGGGTCCAATCCGCAGATGGCCTCTGGTTGGGCGCTCGGCGGCGGCCTTGAGTATGCTGTGGGCCCGATGGTCTCGATAAGGCTCGATTATCTGCACTACGATCTGGGAAGGCAGCGGCTTGTTATTGGCGAGACCGCCGGGTTCTTCACCGATGAATATGCAACCATGCGGGCGAAGACGAGCGGCGATACCGTACGTATGGGACTCAACATTGGGTTCTGA
- a CDS encoding Crp/Fnr family transcriptional regulator — protein MGSPFSRKMQTLCALSTCAAAQLDRALRLLPPVRAGGSIVDDMDMSEFIHVILSGLAYRCRMTRAGGRQILAFHLAGDACDIDSLFVRAAGQQIIAASNCEVAMCSRGALLRLVDEHPPIAQAFWTLGLLEQAIRQEWLCGMGRMDALQRTGRLLCELHARADAVGLVVERAFPFPLSQMLFGDALGLSPVHMNRTLSALRKMGMASFHDGSVHVPDIERLRRFAEFDPAYLVLKQVPLRDGGRAQFATAGSGALRRRMLN, from the coding sequence ATGGGGAGCCCCTTCAGCCGAAAGATGCAGACACTGTGTGCCTTGTCTACCTGCGCAGCAGCCCAGCTGGACCGCGCTCTGCGGCTGCTGCCTCCCGTTCGGGCAGGGGGCTCGATCGTGGACGACATGGATATGTCCGAGTTTATCCACGTTATCCTGAGCGGCCTCGCCTATCGTTGCCGGATGACACGCGCCGGCGGACGTCAGATTCTGGCGTTTCACCTCGCGGGTGACGCCTGCGATATCGACTCGCTCTTCGTCCGCGCCGCTGGGCAGCAGATCATTGCGGCGTCGAACTGCGAGGTCGCGATGTGTTCCAGAGGCGCCCTGCTCCGGCTTGTCGACGAGCATCCGCCCATCGCTCAAGCATTCTGGACACTCGGTCTTCTCGAACAGGCCATTCGGCAAGAGTGGCTGTGCGGCATGGGCCGCATGGACGCCCTTCAACGGACTGGGCGCCTCCTTTGCGAACTGCATGCCAGGGCGGACGCGGTCGGGCTGGTTGTCGAACGCGCGTTCCCGTTCCCGCTGTCGCAGATGCTATTCGGGGACGCGCTAGGCCTATCGCCTGTCCACATGAACCGAACATTGAGTGCGCTGCGCAAGATGGGGATGGCCAGCTTTCACGATGGCTCCGTCCATGTGCCCGATATCGAGCGCTTGCGCCGGTTCGCCGAATTCGATCCCGCTTACCTCGTCCTTAAACAGGTTCCATTGCGGGATGGTGGCCGTGCCCAGTTCGCGACGGCAGGCAGCGGCGCGTTGCGGCGGCGCATGTTGAATTGA
- a CDS encoding ferritin-like domain-containing protein: protein MAINDTESGSLYLTGLRNAHALEGEALQIMGRQVERLTSYPELEARLRQHIDETKGQQQRLVKILESHGTDSSAIKDAVQAVMGNMAAIGHSMAGDEILKNSFANYAFESFEIAAYKSLITMAERVGDHAAIDALRQNLDEEVAMQEWLETQIEPTTLRFLSLADQGQQAKI, encoded by the coding sequence ATGGCCATCAACGACACCGAATCCGGGTCCCTCTATCTCACCGGCTTGAGGAACGCTCACGCGCTGGAGGGCGAAGCCCTGCAGATTATGGGGCGACAGGTTGAGAGGCTGACGAGCTATCCCGAATTGGAAGCTCGCCTGCGGCAGCACATCGACGAAACGAAAGGCCAGCAACAGCGCCTTGTCAAAATCCTAGAGTCGCACGGCACTGACAGCTCGGCGATCAAGGATGCTGTCCAAGCCGTCATGGGCAATATGGCGGCTATTGGACACTCGATGGCCGGCGATGAGATCCTTAAGAACTCGTTCGCTAATTACGCCTTCGAAAGCTTCGAGATCGCCGCATACAAGTCGCTAATCACCATGGCCGAACGCGTAGGCGATCATGCCGCGATCGATGCCCTCCGCCAGAACCTGGATGAGGAAGTTGCGATGCAGGAGTGGCTGGAGACCCAGATCGAACCGACAACGCTGCGGTTTCTCTCGCTCGCGGACCAAGGGCAGCAGGCGAAAATCTAA
- a CDS encoding alpha/beta hydrolase, with the protein MIFLHGLGSFSGEILSAFTTQPPAGRYIAVDRPGYGFSDPLPAAASGPDAQAGWLERVLDAMEIRTAVIVAHSIGAATALHFASQRPERVAGLLLLAPYGRPTRPAFVPLLRAAMLPLIGGPLRRLIRAAPSRFARAKLATVFYPNAVPARFRRFPFRHVTRSRALLAIGYELRGYNQAMMRLSLRLRQIQAPTVILAGNKDRIAQSERHAFWLASRLPKADLILLPRVGHMPHHAAPKVADRALRRLIGTTGITCGITCGSKQGLGGFRP; encoded by the coding sequence GTGATCTTTTTACACGGACTAGGAAGCTTCAGCGGGGAGATCCTGAGTGCGTTTACGACGCAGCCGCCGGCTGGTCGCTACATCGCGGTCGATCGGCCTGGCTACGGCTTTTCCGATCCCTTGCCGGCGGCGGCGTCTGGGCCCGACGCCCAGGCCGGCTGGCTCGAACGCGTTCTGGACGCCATGGAGATCAGGACGGCTGTCATCGTCGCCCACTCCATCGGCGCCGCCACGGCTCTGCACTTCGCCTCCCAACGACCGGAACGGGTGGCCGGCTTGCTGCTGCTCGCGCCATACGGCCGGCCGACCCGCCCCGCATTCGTGCCGCTGCTGCGCGCTGCCATGCTGCCGCTGATCGGCGGGCCGCTGAGGCGTCTGATCCGGGCCGCACCAAGCCGGTTTGCCCGGGCAAAGCTGGCGACGGTCTTCTATCCCAACGCAGTTCCGGCTCGCTTTCGGCGATTTCCCTTCCGTCATGTTACGCGTTCGCGTGCGCTCCTTGCCATCGGATACGAACTGCGCGGCTACAATCAGGCGATGATGCGTCTCAGCCTGCGCTTGCGGCAGATCCAGGCGCCGACGGTGATCCTGGCCGGAAACAAGGATCGCATTGCGCAAAGCGAGCGCCATGCATTCTGGCTGGCCAGTCGTCTGCCGAAGGCTGACCTTATCCTGCTGCCGAGAGTCGGACACATGCCGCACCACGCGGCGCCGAAGGTGGCCGACCGAGCCTTGCGTCGCCTCATCGGCACAACTGGTATAACGTGTGGTATAACGTGCGGATCAAAGCAAGGGCTCGGCGGCTTTAGGCCGTGA
- a CDS encoding SDR family oxidoreductase, with the protein MSDTHPTPPFADQQQPMPGLTERMEPVPDHGETSYRGSGRLAGKKAVITGGDSGIGRAVALAYAREGADVLVSYLNEDEDARETARLIEEAGRKAVLVAGDLQEASHCRAVIDRAVSELGGIDILVNNAAHQASFGDIGEISDEEWELTFKVNIHAMFYLTKAAVPHMPAGSAIINTASINADTPSPHLLAYATTKGAIQNFTAGLAQLLAEKGIRANAVAPGPVWTPLIPSTMPAEAVKNFGKQVPMQRPGQPAELATAYVMLAEPLSSYVSGATIAVTGGKPIL; encoded by the coding sequence ATGTCCGACACCCACCCCACCCCACCCTTCGCAGATCAGCAGCAGCCAATGCCCGGCCTCACCGAGCGGATGGAGCCCGTGCCCGACCATGGTGAAACCTCTTACCGTGGTTCCGGCCGTCTCGCCGGGAAGAAGGCGGTGATCACCGGCGGCGACAGCGGAATCGGCCGTGCCGTCGCGCTGGCCTATGCCCGCGAGGGCGCCGACGTGCTGGTGTCCTATCTCAACGAGGACGAGGATGCGCGCGAAACGGCGCGCCTGATCGAGGAGGCCGGCCGCAAGGCCGTGTTGGTGGCGGGCGATCTGCAGGAGGCCTCGCATTGCCGGGCTGTCATCGATCGCGCCGTCTCGGAGCTCGGCGGCATCGACATCCTCGTTAACAACGCTGCCCACCAAGCCAGCTTCGGCGACATTGGCGAGATCAGCGACGAAGAATGGGAGCTGACCTTCAAGGTCAATATCCACGCGATGTTCTATCTGACGAAGGCCGCCGTGCCGCATATGCCCGCCGGCAGCGCCATCATCAACACGGCTTCGATCAATGCCGACACACCCAGTCCTCACCTGCTGGCCTATGCGACGACCAAGGGCGCGATCCAAAACTTCACCGCCGGGCTGGCGCAACTGCTGGCCGAAAAGGGGATCCGTGCGAATGCGGTCGCACCCGGCCCGGTCTGGACGCCGCTGATCCCCTCCACCATGCCCGCGGAGGCCGTAAAGAACTTCGGCAAGCAGGTTCCGATGCAGCGGCCCGGTCAACCGGCAGAGCTGGCGACGGCCTACGTGATGCTGGCGGAACCACTGTCGAGCTATGTCTCGGGCGCGACCATCGCTGTCACCGGCGGCAAACCGATCCTCTAG
- a CDS encoding MerR family transcriptional regulator, translating into MSGLAPVKDPKYPCSMTIYTIRQMADEFGLTLRALRFYEQRGLIKPSRISPDQRSQRVYDKEDRARIAEIVNLTKMGFTLSEIAEHTITDEQYQTQLKYCRDTIRELEQAVLMIKERLRSKQ; encoded by the coding sequence ATGTCTGGACTTGCGCCCGTCAAAGACCCGAAATATCCCTGCTCGATGACGATCTATACCATCCGCCAAATGGCAGACGAGTTTGGGCTGACCCTGCGCGCCCTACGGTTCTACGAGCAGCGCGGGCTCATCAAGCCGTCCCGGATTTCGCCAGACCAACGCTCTCAGCGCGTTTACGACAAGGAAGACCGCGCCCGGATCGCCGAAATTGTGAATTTGACAAAGATGGGCTTCACGCTCTCTGAAATTGCCGAACACACGATCACCGACGAACAGTATCAGACTCAACTCAAATATTGCAGGGATACGATTAGAGAACTTGAGCAGGCTGTGCTTATGATCAAAGAGAGGCTCCGGTCCAAGCAATAG
- a CDS encoding IS3 family transposase (programmed frameshift), with protein MTSKTTNKFSPEVRARAVRMLLEHEGEHPSRWAAIMSIAGKIGCTAQTLNEWVKKAEVDSGRKPGLTTEIAVKLKALERENRELRQANEILRKASAYFCPGGARPPIQAMMAFIDDHRQVHGVEPICRVLPIAPSTYHAHLARRADPEKLSVRAKRDIALQPEIARVFAENFEVYGVRKVWRQMVRERFDVARCTVARLMRGMGLQGVIRGKPVRTTVPDRTAPCPLDHVNRVFHAPAPNRLWFSDFTYVSTWSGFVYVAFVIDAYARRIVGWRVSRTAHAGFVLDALEQALHERRPIHRGGLVHHSDRGSQYVSIRYTERLAEAGIEPSVGSVGDSYDNALAETINGLYKAEVIHRRGPWRSFEAVEFATLTWVDWFNHRRLLEPIGNIPPAEAEERYYVMLGEQQMAA; from the exons ATGACGAGCAAGACAACGAACAAGTTCTCGCCTGAGGTGCGTGCCCGCGCGGTTCGGATGTTGCTGGAACACGAGGGCGAGCATCCGTCCCGCTGGGCGGCGATCATGTCGATTGCGGGGAAGATCGGCTGCACGGCGCAGACGCTGAACGAGTGGGTGAAGAAGGCCGAGGTCGACAGCGGCCGGAAGCCCGGTCTGACGACGGAGATAGCGGTGAAGCTCAAAGCTCTGGAGCGCGAGAACCGGGAGCTTCGACAGGCGAACGAGATCCTGCGCAAAGCATCGGCGTATT TTTGCCCAGGCGGAGCTCGACCGCCCATTCAAGCGATGATGGCTTTCATCGACGATCACCGTCAGGTCCATGGGGTCGAGCCGATCTGCAGAGTGCTGCCGATCGCCCCCTCGACCTATCATGCCCATCTCGCCAGGCGCGCCGATCCCGAGAAGCTGTCAGTGAGGGCGAAGCGGGATATCGCCCTGCAGCCTGAGATCGCCCGCGTCTTCGCCGAGAACTTCGAAGTTTACGGCGTGAGGAAGGTCTGGCGCCAGATGGTGCGCGAACGCTTCGACGTGGCGCGCTGCACCGTGGCGCGACTGATGCGCGGCATGGGCCTGCAAGGCGTCATCCGTGGCAAGCCCGTGCGCACCACGGTGCCGGATAGGACGGCGCCGTGCCCGCTCGATCATGTGAATCGGGTCTTCCATGCTCCTGCGCCGAACAGGCTTTGGTTCTCCGACTTCACCTATGTCAGCACCTGGTCGGGCTTCGTCTACGTCGCCTTCGTCATCGACGCCTACGCCCGCCGTATCGTCGGCTGGCGCGTGTCGCGAACTGCGCACGCCGGCTTCGTGCTCGACGCGCTGGAGCAGGCCCTGCATGAGCGACGGCCTATCCATCGCGGCGGCCTCGTCCATCATTCCGACAGGGGATCGCAATACGTCAGCATTCGCTACACCGAGCGGCTGGCTGAGGCCGGCATCGAGCCCTCCGTCGGCAGCGTCGGTGACAGCTATGACAACGCACTCGCCGAGACGATCAATGGCCTCTACAAGGCCGAGGTCATCCATCGTCGGGGGCCTTGGCGATCCTTCGAGGCCGTCGAGTTTGCCACGCTGACCTGGGTCGACTGGTTCAACCATCGCCGGCTGCTGGAGCCTATCGGCAACATCCCGCCGGCCGAAGCCGAGGAGCGCTACTACGTCATGCTCGGTGAGCAGCAAATGGCGGCGTGA
- a CDS encoding ferritin-like domain-containing protein gives MATAPKGLDDLFHDMLKDVYYAEKQVLKALPKMAKATKSPELKKAFETHKAETAEQIERLSQVFELIGKSPRAKTCDAILGILKEGEAVMEDYEDSPALDAGLVASAQAVEHYEMTRYGTLKAWAQQLGHKEAVKLLEATLAEETKTDELLTKISSSTNAAAVPKGAKAA, from the coding sequence ATGGCGACCGCACCCAAAGGCCTCGACGACCTGTTTCATGACATGCTCAAGGACGTCTATTACGCCGAGAAGCAGGTCCTGAAGGCTTTGCCCAAGATGGCAAAGGCTACTAAGTCGCCTGAGCTCAAGAAGGCCTTCGAAACCCATAAGGCCGAGACGGCCGAACAGATCGAGCGCCTGAGCCAGGTGTTCGAGCTCATCGGCAAGTCGCCGCGCGCCAAGACTTGCGACGCCATCCTCGGCATCCTGAAGGAAGGTGAGGCCGTCATGGAAGATTATGAAGATAGCCCGGCCCTCGACGCTGGCCTCGTCGCCTCTGCACAGGCAGTTGAGCACTACGAGATGACGCGGTACGGCACGCTGAAGGCCTGGGCGCAGCAGCTGGGGCATAAGGAGGCGGTCAAACTTCTCGAAGCGACGCTCGCCGAGGAGACCAAGACGGACGAACTGCTGACCAAGATCAGCTCGTCGACCAACGCGGCCGCAGTGCCGAAGGGCGCCAAGGCAGCCTAA
- a CDS encoding methyl-accepting chemotaxis protein, whose protein sequence is MMGPRKISTQIFGAFASFALAATLAVGLGVQTLSRYAAMTSEMEAETRRILMAERMDSLVNGVVMESRGIYLATDIADAERFVAPLLTNLAEIERLVRDWRALPGSNAEAAFDEVAEQLDSFVRFRTELVERTRAEGPAAARLFGNNESNRDNRKALNAALRNVAMLNESRAAVTDAERDVLQRHSLWRQLGCGLLVVAGFAGALTLVHLRVSRPLHQLAATMQRLADAEPIAEIPSILQRDEIGDMARSVAVFHRTAAERAGLEAEAKAGDVARLRRQAKRDELTAEFNIRIDQVLNTVRVSVDEMEETARSLNAVATSATSQANEARGAALDASDNVRSIAAASEQLSESITEIAERIGHTDGVVRSAAEDAARARVNVGNLLGASESIARVVDLIREIAAQTNLLALNATIEAARAGEAGRGFAVVAGEVKLLAERTAQATDEIAERIIAFESETKGAVAAIETIARVMGEVAQHTVAIAGATSQQMGATSEIASSAQATANGTAGVAHQMEQVTATSQSAMLSANRALSTAENLAREAHALRSAVGTFFADMKAA, encoded by the coding sequence ATGATGGGCCCGCGCAAAATCTCGACACAAATCTTCGGTGCTTTCGCCTCGTTTGCGCTTGCTGCCACGCTTGCGGTGGGGCTTGGCGTCCAGACGCTGTCGCGCTATGCGGCGATGACAAGCGAGATGGAGGCAGAGACGCGCCGTATCCTAATGGCTGAACGCATGGACAGCCTGGTCAACGGTGTGGTGATGGAGTCGCGCGGGATCTATCTGGCGACGGATATCGCCGATGCCGAGCGCTTCGTGGCACCGCTTCTCACTAATCTCGCTGAGATCGAGCGCCTCGTCCGGGACTGGCGGGCGCTGCCTGGGAGCAACGCCGAGGCCGCATTCGATGAGGTGGCCGAGCAGCTCGACAGTTTCGTGCGGTTCAGGACTGAGCTGGTCGAGCGTACGCGGGCGGAGGGGCCCGCGGCTGCACGTTTATTTGGCAACAACGAGAGCAACCGCGACAACAGAAAGGCGCTGAATGCGGCGCTGAGGAACGTCGCCATGCTTAATGAAAGCCGCGCCGCGGTAACGGATGCCGAGCGGGACGTCCTGCAACGCCACAGTCTTTGGCGGCAGCTGGGGTGTGGACTACTGGTGGTGGCCGGGTTCGCGGGGGCGCTGACTCTGGTTCATCTGAGGGTTTCACGGCCTTTGCACCAGCTTGCGGCAACAATGCAGCGTCTCGCCGATGCTGAGCCGATCGCGGAGATTCCGTCAATCTTGCAGCGCGACGAGATAGGCGACATGGCGCGCTCGGTGGCGGTGTTCCACCGGACTGCCGCTGAACGCGCAGGGCTTGAGGCAGAGGCAAAGGCGGGCGATGTTGCGCGGCTGCGCCGCCAGGCCAAGCGCGACGAACTCACCGCCGAGTTCAACATCCGCATCGACCAGGTTCTCAACACGGTTCGGGTCAGCGTCGACGAGATGGAGGAGACGGCCCGCAGCCTCAACGCCGTCGCCACCAGCGCCACATCCCAGGCCAACGAGGCAAGGGGCGCAGCCCTCGACGCGTCCGACAACGTCCGCTCGATCGCGGCCGCCTCCGAGCAGCTGTCGGAGTCGATTACCGAGATCGCCGAACGCATCGGCCATACGGATGGCGTGGTCCGGTCGGCGGCCGAGGATGCGGCGCGGGCACGCGTCAATGTCGGCAACCTGCTGGGTGCCTCGGAAAGCATCGCCCGGGTCGTCGACCTGATCCGCGAGATCGCGGCGCAGACCAATCTGCTGGCGCTCAACGCGACGATCGAGGCGGCTCGCGCCGGCGAGGCGGGGCGCGGCTTTGCGGTCGTCGCCGGCGAGGTCAAGCTGCTGGCCGAGCGCACCGCTCAGGCCACCGACGAGATCGCCGAGCGCATCATCGCCTTCGAGAGCGAAACGAAGGGTGCTGTCGCAGCGATCGAGACGATCGCGCGCGTCATGGGCGAGGTTGCGCAGCACACGGTCGCCATCGCGGGCGCCACCTCCCAGCAGATGGGCGCGACCTCGGAGATCGCCAGCAGCGCGCAGGCCACCGCCAATGGCACGGCGGGTGTGGCCCATCAGATGGAGCAGGTGACCGCGACCTCCCAGTCGGCCATGCTGTCGGCGAACCGGGCGCTGAGCACCGCCGAAAATCTGGCGCGGGAGGCCCATGCGCTGCGTAGCGCGGTCGGGACCTTCTTCGCCGACATGAAGGCGGCTTGA
- a CDS encoding DUF3008 family protein, with protein MPAKSGAQQKAAGAALAAKRGDIPDTDLRGASKSMEKSMTEKQLDELASTKRKGKPEHASKR; from the coding sequence ATGCCTGCAAAATCGGGTGCGCAGCAAAAGGCGGCCGGCGCAGCGCTCGCGGCCAAGCGCGGCGACATTCCTGACACCGACCTCAGGGGCGCGTCCAAATCGATGGAAAAATCGATGACCGAGAAGCAGCTCGACGAACTGGCCTCGACCAAACGCAAAGGCAAACCCGAGCACGCATCCAAACGCTGA
- a CDS encoding DUF1232 domain-containing protein: MKAFETIKRWARSIKRDVVALWIAARDGRTPVLAKVIAAAVAAYALSPIDLIPDFIPVLGYLDDLLIVPVGIMLAVKLIPASLMIEFRAAASERTERPVSRGGLAFVVIVWIAAAAMTVNWLIGWAANNH; this comes from the coding sequence ATGAAAGCATTCGAGACCATCAAGAGATGGGCCCGCTCGATCAAGCGAGACGTCGTCGCGCTCTGGATCGCGGCCAGGGACGGCAGGACGCCGGTGCTGGCGAAGGTCATTGCAGCGGCGGTGGCGGCGTACGCGCTGTCACCGATCGACCTGATCCCGGATTTCATCCCCGTGCTGGGATACCTCGACGATCTGCTGATCGTGCCGGTCGGCATCATGCTTGCCGTCAAGCTGATCCCCGCATCGCTTATGATCGAGTTCCGGGCGGCCGCCTCGGAAAGAACTGAGCGACCGGTCAGCCGGGGCGGATTGGCCTTCGTCGTGATCGTCTGGATCGCGGCCGCCGCGATGACGGTCAACTGGCTGATCGGCTGGGCGGCTAATAACCACTAG
- a CDS encoding helix-turn-helix transcriptional regulator, translating to MTNPSHLVSELIQENFDLKMQRDYALGALDAVAVAMALVERSGRFVYINRTGCRLLSAPGLLHLSKGRITASQPHTQKTFRRFLEGACGAARHGTVHRRSLLLRSEIKTLAALSVSIVPCPPSPAAHHPNELYLLAIKPLGTMEDITVTSRELFNLTSSEAQIASSLAAGLSLSEAAELHSIRVSTARTHLSRIFQKTDTQQQSQLVSLLRDAVLPVQR from the coding sequence GTGACCAACCCTTCCCACCTGGTGTCGGAGCTCATTCAAGAGAATTTCGACCTCAAGATGCAGCGAGATTACGCATTGGGGGCTCTCGATGCGGTGGCAGTCGCCATGGCCTTGGTCGAGCGAAGCGGTCGCTTCGTCTACATCAATCGAACGGGCTGTAGGTTGTTATCAGCACCAGGCCTCCTCCATCTCAGCAAAGGGCGAATCACCGCTTCACAGCCCCACACCCAAAAGACTTTCCGGCGATTTCTGGAGGGGGCGTGTGGAGCAGCCCGCCACGGCACAGTTCATCGGCGCAGCTTGCTTTTGAGGAGCGAGATCAAGACGTTGGCGGCCCTATCAGTCAGCATCGTTCCGTGTCCGCCCTCGCCCGCAGCTCACCATCCAAATGAACTGTATCTCTTAGCGATAAAGCCACTGGGCACGATGGAGGACATTACTGTCACCAGCCGTGAACTCTTCAATCTGACCAGCTCTGAGGCTCAAATCGCCTCTTCACTAGCCGCCGGGCTATCACTTTCAGAGGCCGCTGAGTTGCATAGCATCAGAGTTTCGACGGCGCGCACTCATCTTTCACGAATTTTCCAGAAGACAGATACACAACAACAGAGCCAACTTGTTTCGTTATTGCGAGATGCCGTACTACCGGTACAACGCTAA